The following proteins come from a genomic window of Bradysia coprophila strain Holo2 unplaced genomic scaffold, BU_Bcop_v1 contig_138, whole genome shotgun sequence:
- the LOC119073749 gene encoding uncharacterized protein LOC119073749, with the protein MDTNIRTGRRRQINDNTCACLYHLIRPYGFVTSLVVCGVGVDITVHGYRAGIYILVSSVIVFLLEIKWIFTLFVQLLCTNNDYTGNCAKCWNICKIVGGWRLSPPYIALGVALIMWPHNLWLSYVAGIQLIILAILRLFTIFRYSGVGKDEGLLPQYDDSFDKSDNLSEAVDDAMPEPGHSLEDEEAIDDI; encoded by the exons ATGGATACCAATATTAGAACTGGTCGACGACGACAAATCAACGATAATACTTGCGCGTGTTTGTATCATTTGATTCGACCGTACGGTTTTGTTACCAGCTTGG TTGTCTGTGGAGTTGGAGTCGACATAACAGTGCATGGATACAGAGCAGGAATTTATATACT AGTATCATCAGTGATTGTATTTCTGTTAgaaattaaatggattttcacaTTGTTCGTTCAATTGCTGTGTACAAA CAATGACTACACAGGCAACTGCGCCAAATGTTGGAACATATGTAAAATAGTTGGCGGTTGGCGTTTGTCACCACCCTATATAGCTCTCGGTGTTGCATTAATAATGTGGCCGCATAATTTGTGGTTGAGCTATGTGGCTGGCATACAACTGATAATACTAGCGATATTACGACTGTTCACAATATTCCGCTATAGTGGCGTTGGCAAAGATGAAGGATTATTACCTCAATACGACGACAGTTTTGATAA atcaGACAATTTGTCTGAAGCTGTCGATGATGCAATGCCAGAACCAGGTCACAGTTTAGAAGACGAAGAGGCTATAGATGATATATGA
- the LOC119073750 gene encoding uncharacterized protein LOC119073750, with product MKLLLLISVLVSASNAGELFWGDATEITNNGLFSLQCQHDGKFLTAGKDGTPERQEWFDSPNQKFVFTSSTKNNESSWKLTPVDEKNAITDHYKITDVGHGKYQLKSFSSGKCLQAQGRNAVGESDCVKDDPTQRWFAAVAT from the exons ATGAAGTTACTTCTGTTAATAAGTGTCTTAGTGTCCGCTTCGAACGCAGGTGAATTGTTTTGGGGCGATGCCACTGAAATCACTAATAACGGACTGTTCAGTTTACAATGTCAGCATGATGGAAAA tttttaaCTGCAGGTAAGGACGGTACACCTGAGAGACAAGAATGGTTCGACAGTCCGAatcaaaaattcgttttcacCAGTTCAACAA aaaacaaTGAATCGTCCTGGAAGCTAACTCCCGTCGATGAAAAGAATGCCATCACAGATCATTATAAAATTACAGACGTTGGACATGGCAAGTATCAGTTGAAAAGTTTCTCGAGCGGAAAATGTCTTCAGGCACAGGG ACGAAATGCTGTTGGCGAAAGCGATTGCGTTAAAGACGATCCAACACAAAGATGGTTTGCTGCTGTTGCAACGTAA